A genomic stretch from Malus domestica chromosome 15, GDT2T_hap1 includes:
- the LOC103413824 gene encoding GDSL esterase/lipase EXL3-like, with the protein MHADAGGLGLFIPKLIRLQMQSSYVIFVIFFCNIISMSNVTEAAATVKLPENVTIPAVIVFGDSIVDTGNNNKNFVTFARCNFLPYGKDLKGGMPTGRYSNGKVPSDFIVEAFGIKELLPAYLDPTLQPNDLLTGVVMANGAVGYDPLTAKLGVVASLSDQIKQFKEYIEKLKGIVGEEKTNFIIKNSLIFVVAGSNDISYTYFLTGARRLEYDVPSYTDFMLKHASDFVKDLYGLGVRRIGVLSAPPIGCVPSQRTVNGGIERDCDERQNQACQLFNSKLNVEMDRLNKNLPNSRVVYIDIYNPLLDIIKNPAKYGFEVANKGCCGTGLIEVTKLCNQLQHVCTDDSNYVFWDSYHPTETAYKIIVKQMLNNYSSRFF; encoded by the exons CAGTCGTCATATGTAATTTTCGTGATTTTCTTCTGCAATATTATTAGTATGAGTAACGTTACTGAGGCAGCCGCAACAGTCAAGCTACCGGAGAATGTGACTATCCCGGCTGTTATTGTATTCGGAGATTCAATTGTTGATACcggcaacaacaacaaaaacttcGTGACATTTGCACGCTGCAATTTCTTACCCTATGGAAAAGACCTCAAGGGAGGAATGCCAACCGGCAGATATTCCAATGGAAAGGTTCCCTCAGACTTCATAG TGGAAGCATTCGGAATCAAGGAGCTGTTGCCGGCATATTTGGATCCAACCCTGCAGCCTAATGACCTCCTTACCGGTGTTGTCATGGCTAACGGTGCTGTAGGTTATGATCCATTGACAGCAAAACTCGGG GTAGTTGCATCGCTATCCGACCAAATAAAACAGTTCAAGGAGTACATAGAAAAGCTGAAAGGAATTGTTGGAGAGGAGAAAACAAACTTCATTATAAAAAACAGTCTAATTTTTGTGGTAGCCGGCAGCAACGATATTTCTTATACCTATTTTCTTACCGGTGCTAGGAGATTGGAGTATGACGTTCCTTCTTACACCGACTTCATGCTCAAACATGCCTCTGATTTCGTCAAG GACTTGTATGGATTGGGGGTACGAAGAATAGGTGTACTAAGTGCACCACCTATCGGATGTGTACCATCACAACGAACGGTAAATGGAGGCATAGAAAGAGATTGTGATGAAAGACAAAACCAAGCATGCCAGCTGTTCAATTCCAAGCTCAATGTGGAGATGGATCGCCTTAACAAAAACCTACCAAACTCGAGAGTGGTCTACATTGACATCTATAATCCGCTACTCGATATCATAAAAAATCCCGCTAAATACG GGTTTGAAGTTGCGAATAAAGGGTGTTGTGGTACTGGCCTTATTGAAGTAACAAAACTGTGCAATCAGCTCCAACATGTCTGCACAGATGACTCTAACTATGTTTTTTGGGACAGCTACCATCCAACCGAAACAGCGTACAAGATCATTGTGAAGCAGATGCTCAACAATTATTCCAGCCGCTTCTTCTAA